Proteins encoded within one genomic window of Alteribacter populi:
- the rplJ gene encoding 50S ribosomal protein L10 produces MSAIIEKKQQLVGEIATKLQESQSTIVVDYRGLDVSEVTELRKQLREAGVDFKVYKNSMVRRAAAETGLTELDEQLVGPTAIAFSNDDVIAPAKILNNFAKDHEALELKAGVIEGRVASLEEVKALAELPSRDGLLGMLLSVMQAPIRNFALATKAVAEQKEEQGA; encoded by the coding sequence ATGAGCGCAATTATCGAAAAGAAACAACAACTCGTTGGTGAAATCGCAACGAAGTTACAAGAGAGCCAATCAACAATTGTGGTTGATTACCGTGGACTTGATGTTTCTGAAGTTACAGAACTTCGTAAACAACTTCGTGAAGCGGGTGTAGACTTCAAAGTTTATAAAAACTCTATGGTTCGCCGCGCCGCTGCGGAAACTGGTTTGACAGAACTAGACGAGCAGTTGGTAGGACCTACTGCGATTGCTTTCAGTAATGATGATGTAATCGCGCCTGCAAAGATTTTAAATAACTTTGCAAAAGATCACGAAGCGCTAGAACTTAAAGCGGGGGTAATTGAAGGTCGAGTAGCTTCTTTAGAAGAAGTGAAGGCTCTAGCAGAACTACCTTCTCGCGACGGATTGCTTGGAATGCTTCTCAGCGTTATGCAAGCTCCAATCCGCAACTTTGCATTGGCTACAAAAGCTGTTGCAGAGCAAAAAGAAGAACAAGGTGCGTAA
- the rpoC gene encoding DNA-directed RNA polymerase subunit beta', which translates to MIDVNNFEYMKIGLASPDKIRSWSRGEVKKPETINYRTLKPEKDGLFCERIFGPTKDWECHCGKYKRVRYKGVVCDRCGVEVTRAKVRRERMGHIELAAPVSHIWYFKGIPSRMGLVLDMSPRSLEEVIYFASYVVTETGDTPLELKQLLSEREYRAYREKYGRTFSAQMGAEAIRKLLQDIDLEKEVKMLKEELLTAQGQRRTRAIKRLEVLEAFRNSGNNPDWMILDVLPIIPPELRPMVQLDGGRFATSDLNDLYRRVINRNNRLKRLLDLGAPSIIVQNEKRMLQEAVDALIDNGRRGRPVTGPGNRPLKSLSHMLKGKQGRFRQNLLGKRVDYSGRSVIVVGPHLKMYQCGLPKEMALELFKPFVMKELVSKGLAHNIKSAKRKVERVQPEVWDVLEEVIKEHPVLLNRAPTLHRLGIQAFEPTLVEGRAIKLHPLVCTAYNADFDGDQMAVHVPLSAEAQAESRLLMLAAQNILNPKDGKPVVTPSQDMVLGNYYLTLERSGAIGEGNIYYGANEALTAYQNGYAHLHTRIAVPVDSIGDKPFKEHQRGKLLLTSVGKIIFNEILPPEFPYINEPTAFNLQEETPDEYIVPMDTDVKSLYAERDIVKPFKKGFLGDVIAQVFKEFKVSETSIMLDKMKDLGFYYSTKAGITIGVSDIVVLKDKQDILDDAEQKVERVLKQFRRGLITEEERYDKVIEIWSSAKDKIQSKLMGTLDNQNPIFMMSDSGARGNASNFTQLAGMRGLMANPSGRIIELPIKSSFREGLTVLEYFISTHGARKGLADTALKTADSGYLTRRLVDVAQDVIVREQDCGTDRGLKVAAIQEGSEVIEPLYDRLVGRATFQTVLHPETGEVLAEKNQTLDEDTAKVIDDAGVTQITIRSAFTCDTKHGVCKACYGRNLATGAEVEVGEAVGIIAAQSIGEPGTQLTMRTFHTGGVAGDDITQGLPRIQEVFEARNPKGQAVISEIEGIVTDVKEVNDKKEIVVKGEIETRSYTTPYGSRMKVETGAEVKPGQELTEGSIDPKELLAVSGVQGVQEYLLREVQKVYRMQGVEIGDKHVEVMVRQMLRKVRVLDAGDTDVLPGSLVEIHQFNEANKDVLLRGGTPATGKPVLLGITKASLETDSFLSAASFQETTRVLTDAAIKGKRDELVGLKENVIIGKLVPAGTGMQRYRRIDVSVEGEEQQEVPAIEEATIQES; encoded by the coding sequence TTGATAGATGTAAATAACTTTGAGTATATGAAAATTGGCTTGGCTTCTCCGGATAAAATCCGCTCTTGGTCAAGAGGCGAGGTAAAAAAGCCTGAAACAATCAACTACAGAACTCTCAAACCTGAAAAAGACGGTCTGTTCTGTGAACGCATTTTCGGTCCAACAAAGGATTGGGAATGTCATTGCGGAAAGTATAAACGTGTCCGTTATAAGGGCGTCGTTTGTGACCGTTGTGGTGTTGAAGTCACGCGAGCAAAAGTACGTCGTGAGAGAATGGGGCACATTGAACTTGCTGCCCCTGTATCTCATATTTGGTACTTTAAAGGAATCCCTAGCCGAATGGGACTTGTTCTTGACATGTCTCCTCGGTCATTGGAGGAAGTCATTTATTTTGCTTCCTACGTCGTAACAGAAACTGGGGATACCCCACTAGAGTTAAAGCAGCTTCTTTCCGAAAGAGAATACCGTGCGTACCGTGAGAAGTATGGTCGTACTTTTAGTGCTCAAATGGGTGCAGAAGCGATTCGTAAGCTGCTTCAAGATATCGATTTAGAAAAAGAAGTTAAAATGTTAAAAGAAGAATTATTAACGGCTCAAGGACAACGTCGTACGCGAGCGATTAAGCGTCTTGAAGTACTTGAAGCATTCCGTAATTCCGGTAACAACCCTGACTGGATGATTCTAGACGTTCTACCGATTATTCCACCAGAACTGCGCCCAATGGTTCAACTGGATGGTGGACGTTTTGCTACATCAGACTTAAACGATCTTTATCGTCGAGTGATCAACCGTAACAATCGTTTGAAGCGACTGCTAGATCTAGGAGCACCGAGCATTATCGTTCAAAACGAGAAGCGGATGCTTCAAGAGGCTGTGGACGCTTTAATCGACAACGGTCGTCGCGGTCGTCCAGTTACTGGACCGGGGAACCGACCTTTAAAGTCACTTTCGCATATGTTGAAAGGTAAGCAAGGGCGTTTCCGCCAGAACCTGCTAGGTAAACGTGTAGACTACTCCGGTCGTTCAGTTATCGTAGTAGGCCCACATTTGAAAATGTATCAATGTGGTCTTCCAAAAGAGATGGCCCTTGAACTATTCAAACCATTTGTAATGAAAGAGCTGGTAAGCAAAGGGCTTGCTCATAATATTAAAAGCGCGAAGCGTAAAGTTGAGCGCGTGCAACCAGAAGTGTGGGACGTTCTTGAAGAAGTTATTAAAGAACACCCGGTACTGTTAAACCGTGCCCCTACTTTGCACAGACTCGGAATTCAAGCGTTTGAACCAACACTTGTGGAAGGGCGTGCCATCAAACTTCATCCGCTTGTATGTACAGCTTATAACGCTGACTTTGACGGTGACCAAATGGCTGTTCACGTTCCTTTATCAGCAGAAGCTCAAGCAGAGTCTCGTTTACTTATGCTTGCAGCACAAAACATCTTGAACCCGAAAGACGGTAAACCAGTAGTAACACCTTCTCAAGATATGGTACTAGGTAACTACTACTTAACGCTTGAACGTTCAGGTGCAATTGGTGAAGGGAACATTTACTATGGCGCAAATGAAGCACTTACCGCTTACCAAAACGGTTATGCTCATCTTCATACGCGCATAGCGGTACCAGTGGATTCAATTGGCGACAAACCTTTCAAAGAACACCAACGCGGGAAGTTACTATTAACATCTGTAGGTAAAATTATCTTTAACGAAATTTTACCACCAGAATTCCCTTATATTAACGAACCAACAGCGTTTAACCTTCAGGAAGAAACGCCTGATGAATACATCGTCCCAATGGATACGGACGTGAAAAGTTTATATGCTGAACGTGACATCGTGAAACCATTTAAAAAAGGTTTCTTAGGGGATGTTATTGCCCAAGTCTTTAAAGAGTTTAAAGTCTCAGAGACGTCTATTATGCTTGATAAAATGAAAGACCTAGGCTTTTACTACTCCACAAAAGCTGGTATTACCATTGGTGTATCGGATATTGTGGTGCTAAAAGACAAGCAAGATATCCTAGATGATGCAGAACAAAAAGTCGAACGAGTCTTGAAGCAATTCCGCCGTGGTTTAATCACTGAGGAAGAGCGTTATGACAAAGTTATTGAGATCTGGAGTTCAGCAAAAGACAAAATCCAAAGCAAGTTGATGGGTACTCTCGATAATCAGAACCCAATCTTTATGATGAGTGACTCTGGTGCCCGTGGTAACGCATCTAACTTTACGCAGCTTGCGGGTATGCGTGGTTTGATGGCTAACCCATCTGGTCGAATTATCGAACTTCCTATCAAATCCAGTTTCCGCGAAGGTCTAACAGTACTTGAGTACTTTATTTCCACTCACGGTGCTCGTAAAGGTCTTGCTGATACGGCACTCAAAACGGCTGACTCTGGTTACCTTACACGTCGTCTCGTAGACGTAGCACAAGATGTTATTGTTCGTGAGCAAGACTGCGGAACTGACCGAGGCTTAAAAGTAGCTGCAATCCAAGAAGGTAGTGAGGTTATTGAACCTCTTTACGATCGACTTGTCGGGCGTGCAACGTTCCAGACGGTACTGCACCCTGAAACAGGTGAAGTATTAGCAGAAAAGAACCAAACACTCGATGAAGATACGGCAAAAGTCATTGACGACGCTGGTGTGACACAAATCACCATCCGCTCTGCCTTCACATGTGATACAAAACATGGTGTATGTAAAGCTTGCTACGGACGTAACCTTGCAACAGGCGCTGAAGTAGAAGTTGGTGAAGCAGTTGGTATTATCGCCGCACAGTCTATCGGTGAGCCTGGTACACAGTTAACAATGCGTACATTCCACACAGGTGGGGTTGCCGGTGACGATATCACGCAAGGTTTACCGCGTATTCAGGAAGTCTTTGAGGCTCGTAACCCTAAAGGTCAAGCGGTGATTTCTGAGATTGAAGGTATCGTAACCGACGTCAAAGAAGTTAATGATAAAAAGGAAATCGTCGTAAAAGGCGAAATCGAAACACGCTCTTACACAACGCCATACGGATCTCGTATGAAAGTTGAGACTGGTGCTGAAGTGAAGCCGGGTCAGGAGCTTACAGAAGGTTCGATTGATCCTAAAGAATTGCTTGCAGTATCCGGCGTTCAAGGCGTACAAGAATATCTCTTACGTGAAGTACAGAAAGTATACCGAATGCAAGGGGTAGAAATCGGAGATAAACACGTGGAAGTAATGGTTCGTCAAATGCTTCGTAAAGTTCGCGTTCTTGACGCAGGTGATACTGACGTATTACCAGGATCTCTCGTTGAAATCCATCAGTTTAACGAAGCAAATAAAGACGTATTACTTCGAGGCGGTACACCAGCAACAGGTAAACCGGTATTGCTTGGTATTACAAAAGCCTCTCTTGAGACTGATTCCTTCTTATCCGCGGCATCCTTCCAGGAAACAACGCGTGTCCTGACTGATGCAGCAATCAAAGGAAAACGCGATGAACTCGTAGGTCTGAAAGAGAATGTCATTATCGGTAAGCTTGTGCCAGCGGGTACAGGAATGCAGCGCTACCGCCGCATCGATGTATCTGTTGAAGGAGAAGAACAACAAGAAGTGCCTGCGATCGAAGAAGCAACAATTCAAGAATCGTAA
- a CDS encoding class I SAM-dependent methyltransferase — translation MDHYYSENPNVESDPTTINVVIREQQLTFTSDRGVFSKGDIDFGTRVLLESFEWPTVKGGIGDIGCGWGPIGVTLAKENSDRSIVMVDVNKRAVELAKNNAKLNRVGNVEVIQSSLFSNVRDYEFATILTNPPIRAGKKIVHQLFEEAYAQLLSGGELWVVIQKKQGAPSAKKKLEEMFDVVEVPRKEKGYFILNAKKY, via the coding sequence ATGGACCATTATTATTCGGAAAACCCAAATGTGGAAAGTGATCCAACAACGATTAACGTCGTAATTCGAGAACAACAATTAACTTTCACCTCCGACCGAGGTGTTTTTTCAAAAGGCGACATAGACTTTGGGACAAGAGTGTTACTAGAGTCGTTTGAATGGCCGACAGTAAAAGGGGGGATTGGTGACATTGGATGTGGATGGGGGCCGATTGGTGTTACTCTTGCTAAAGAAAACTCGGACCGTTCCATTGTGATGGTGGATGTGAACAAACGAGCGGTTGAGTTAGCGAAAAATAATGCCAAGCTGAATCGAGTTGGAAATGTCGAGGTAATCCAAAGTAGCTTGTTTTCGAACGTTCGTGATTACGAGTTTGCGACAATTTTAACTAACCCGCCGATTCGTGCGGGCAAAAAAATTGTCCATCAATTATTTGAAGAGGCTTATGCTCAGTTACTATCCGGCGGCGAGTTGTGGGTTGTCATTCAGAAGAAACAAGGTGCCCCTTCAGCAAAGAAGAAATTAGAAGAAATGTTTGATGTTGTAGAGGTTCCGAGGAAAGAAAAAGGTTACTTTATTTTGAATGCAAAAAAATATTGA
- the rpsG gene encoding 30S ribosomal protein S7 produces MPRKGPVPKRDVLPDPLYKSKLVTRLINRMMIHGKKGKAQTTLYRSFELVQERTGNDPQEVFEQALKNIMPVLEVKARRVGGANYQVPIEVKPERRTTLGLRWLVSYARIRGEKTMEERLANEIMDAANNTGAAVKKREDTHRMAEANKAFAHYRW; encoded by the coding sequence ATGCCTCGTAAAGGACCAGTACCAAAAAGAGATGTACTACCTGATCCGCTTTACAAATCAAAGCTTGTCACTCGTTTGATCAATCGTATGATGATCCACGGTAAAAAAGGGAAAGCTCAAACTACCCTATATAGATCATTTGAGCTAGTGCAAGAACGTACCGGCAATGATCCTCAAGAAGTTTTTGAACAAGCGTTGAAAAACATCATGCCAGTTCTTGAAGTAAAAGCTCGTCGTGTTGGTGGTGCTAACTATCAAGTACCAATCGAAGTAAAACCAGAACGTCGTACGACACTAGGTCTTCGTTGGTTAGTAAGCTATGCACGCATCCGTGGTGAAAAGACTATGGAAGAGCGTCTAGCTAACGAAATCATGGACGCAGCAAACAATACAGGTGCAGCTGTTAAGAAACGTGAAGACACTCACCGTATGGCGGAAGCAAACAAAGCATTTGCTCACTATCGTTGGTAA
- the rpsL gene encoding 30S ribosomal protein S12: protein MPTINQLVRKGRVSKTKQSDSPALNKGYNSFKKVQTDLSSPQKRGVCTRVGTMTPKKPNSALRKYARVRLTNQIEVTAYIPGIGHNLQEHSVVLIRGGRVKDLPGVRYHIVRGALDTAGVENRAQGRSKYGTKRPKK, encoded by the coding sequence ATGCCTACAATTAACCAATTGGTACGTAAAGGTCGCGTATCTAAAACAAAACAGTCCGACTCACCAGCTCTAAATAAAGGATACAACAGCTTCAAAAAAGTACAAACGGACTTGAGCTCTCCACAAAAACGTGGTGTATGTACTCGTGTTGGAACAATGACACCAAAGAAGCCAAACTCGGCGTTACGTAAATATGCTCGTGTACGCTTAACGAACCAAATTGAAGTAACGGCTTATATCCCGGGGATTGGACACAACTTGCAAGAACACAGTGTTGTTCTTATCCGTGGTGGACGTGTAAAAGACTTACCGGGTGTTCGTTATCACATCGTACGTGGAGCATTGGACACTGCTGGAGTTGAAAACCGTGCGCAAGGCCGTTCTAAATACGGTACGAAGCGTCCTAAAAAGTAA
- a CDS encoding 50S ribosomal protein L7ae-like protein produces MSYEKVVQANQRIVGTKQTLKALEEQQVIELIIADDADHSVLAKVLAEAENQGVPIATVDSMKKLGKACGIDVSAAIVAIKK; encoded by the coding sequence ATGTCTTATGAAAAAGTAGTGCAGGCGAATCAACGGATAGTGGGCACGAAACAGACACTTAAAGCACTGGAAGAACAGCAGGTTATAGAATTAATTATTGCCGATGATGCTGATCACAGTGTACTTGCCAAGGTGTTGGCGGAAGCTGAGAACCAAGGAGTACCGATCGCAACCGTGGATTCTATGAAAAAGCTTGGTAAAGCTTGTGGAATTGACGTATCAGCAGCGATAGTTGCAATTAAAAAGTAA
- the rplL gene encoding 50S ribosomal protein L7/L12, which translates to MTKEQIIDAIKEMSVLELNDLVKAIEEEFGVEAAAPVAVAGGGAAEAAEEQTEFDVVLESAGASKINVIKVVREITGLGLKDAKALVDGAPAPLKEGVSKEDADEMKAKLEEAGASIELK; encoded by the coding sequence ATGACTAAAGAGCAAATTATTGATGCAATTAAAGAAATGTCTGTTTTAGAACTAAACGATCTTGTTAAAGCGATCGAGGAAGAATTCGGTGTTGAAGCTGCAGCACCAGTAGCAGTTGCAGGTGGCGGTGCCGCTGAAGCAGCTGAAGAGCAAACTGAATTTGACGTTGTACTAGAATCTGCTGGCGCATCTAAAATCAACGTTATCAAAGTAGTTCGTGAAATCACTGGTCTTGGCTTGAAAGATGCAAAAGCTCTTGTAGATGGTGCTCCTGCTCCACTTAAAGAAGGCGTATCTAAAGAAGATGCTGATGAAATGAAAGCTAAGCTAGAAGAAGCTGGAGCTTCAATCGAACTTAAATAA
- the rpoB gene encoding DNA-directed RNA polymerase subunit beta, producing the protein MTGQQVQYGRHRQRRSYARINEVLELPNLIEIQSASYQWFLDEGIREMFQDISPIEDFTGNLVLEFIDYSLGDPKYSVEESKERDVTYSAPLRVKVRLINKETGEVKEQEVFMGDFPLMTETGTFVINGAERVIVSQLVRSPSVYFNDKIDKNGKKGFGATVIPNRGAWLELETDAKDVVYVRIDRTRKIPVTVLLRALGFGTDQEIIDLLGEDEYLRNSLEKDNTDGSEKALLEIYERLRPGEPPTVDNAKSLLESRFFDPKRYDLANVGRYKMNKKLHIKDRLFNQRLAETLVDPDTGEVLAEEGAMIDRRLLDRLIPYLENNVGFRHYTLNGGVVEDEEVELQSVLIHPQNGKEDAEPIRVLGNGVVDRSVKNITPADIISSINYFFNLLHGVGNTDDIDHLGNRRLRSVGELLQNQFRIGLSRMERVVRERMSIQDANMITPQALINIRPVIASIKEFFGSSQLSQFMDQTNPLAELTHKRRLSALGPGGLTRERAGFEVRDVHYSHYGRMCPIETPEGPNIGLINSLSSYAKVNEFGFMETPYRKVDHETGAVSAQIDYLTADEEDNYVVAQANAKLGENGVFEDDNIICRFRGENIVVPKDRVDYMDVSPKQVVSAATACIPFLENDDSNRALMGANMQRQAVPLLNPESPLVGTGMEYVSAKDSGAAVISKSKGRVERVSGSYIQVRRIEEVDGKEIEGDAVRYNFQKFIRSNQGTCYNQRPIVSEGDIVTKGEILADGPSMEKGEMALGRNVLVGFMTWDGYNYEDAIILSERLVKDDVYTSIHIEEYESEARDTKLGPEEITRDIPNVGEDALRNLDERGIIRVGAEVKDGDILVGKVTPKGVTELTAEERLLHAIFGEKAREVRDTSLRAPHGGDGIVLDVKIFNREDGDELPPGVNQLVRVYIVQKRKIHEGDKMAGRHGNKGVISRILPEEDMPYLPDGTPIDIMLNPLGVPSRMNIGQVLEMHLGMAARNLGIHVASPVFDGAREEDVWSTIAEAGMARDAKTVLYDGRTGEPFDNRVSVGVMYMIKLAHMVDDKLHARSTGPYSLVTQQPLGGKAQFGGQRFGEMEVWALEAYGAAYTLQEILTVKSDDVVGRVKTYEAIVKGENVPEPGVPESFKVLIKELQSLGMDVKMLSSNEEEIEMLELDDEEDQNNDKLNLNLESSESNG; encoded by the coding sequence TTGACAGGTCAACAAGTTCAGTATGGACGTCACCGCCAGAGAAGAAGTTATGCAAGAATCAACGAAGTTTTGGAACTGCCAAACTTAATTGAGATTCAATCAGCTTCTTATCAATGGTTTCTTGATGAGGGTATTCGCGAGATGTTTCAAGACATCTCCCCGATCGAAGATTTTACAGGTAATTTGGTTTTAGAGTTTATTGATTATAGCTTAGGTGACCCAAAATACTCTGTGGAAGAATCGAAAGAACGGGATGTTACTTATTCTGCACCTCTTCGTGTCAAGGTACGCTTGATCAACAAAGAGACAGGGGAAGTAAAAGAGCAGGAAGTATTTATGGGAGATTTCCCACTTATGACCGAAACAGGGACATTCGTCATAAACGGTGCAGAGCGTGTCATTGTTTCTCAGCTTGTTCGTTCTCCAAGTGTCTACTTTAACGACAAGATCGATAAAAATGGCAAAAAAGGCTTTGGTGCTACCGTAATTCCAAACCGCGGTGCTTGGTTAGAGTTGGAAACAGACGCCAAAGATGTCGTTTACGTACGAATTGATCGTACAAGAAAAATTCCGGTTACGGTGTTACTCCGTGCTCTCGGGTTTGGAACTGATCAAGAGATCATTGATCTACTAGGAGAAGATGAATACTTACGCAATTCTCTTGAAAAAGACAACACAGATGGATCTGAAAAAGCATTGCTAGAAATTTATGAGCGCCTTCGTCCTGGAGAACCTCCAACGGTCGATAACGCGAAAAGTTTATTAGAATCGCGCTTTTTTGATCCAAAACGATACGACCTAGCGAACGTTGGGCGTTATAAAATGAATAAAAAACTTCATATAAAAGATCGTCTCTTCAATCAACGGTTAGCAGAAACGCTTGTTGACCCTGATACAGGCGAAGTACTAGCAGAAGAAGGGGCTATGATTGACCGCCGTCTTCTTGATCGTTTAATCCCTTACTTAGAAAACAACGTAGGGTTCCGTCACTACACACTTAACGGTGGGGTAGTGGAAGATGAAGAAGTAGAGTTGCAGTCTGTTCTCATTCATCCTCAAAACGGAAAAGAAGATGCGGAGCCAATTCGTGTGTTAGGGAATGGAGTAGTAGACAGAAGCGTAAAGAACATTACGCCTGCTGATATTATTTCTTCCATTAACTACTTCTTTAACCTATTACATGGCGTTGGAAACACTGACGACATCGATCACTTAGGTAACCGTCGTTTGCGTTCTGTAGGGGAATTGCTTCAAAACCAATTCCGTATCGGTTTATCTCGGATGGAGCGTGTGGTTCGTGAACGTATGTCGATCCAAGACGCCAATATGATTACGCCACAAGCTTTGATCAATATCCGTCCGGTTATTGCGTCAATAAAAGAGTTCTTTGGAAGCTCGCAGCTTTCTCAATTTATGGACCAGACGAACCCTCTAGCTGAGTTAACACACAAACGTCGACTATCTGCATTGGGACCTGGTGGTTTAACGCGTGAACGCGCAGGCTTTGAAGTGCGTGACGTTCACTACTCCCACTACGGCCGTATGTGTCCGATTGAAACACCTGAGGGTCCGAACATCGGATTAATTAACTCGCTTTCCAGTTATGCGAAAGTAAACGAGTTCGGATTTATGGAAACACCTTATCGTAAGGTCGACCATGAGACAGGTGCCGTTTCTGCTCAGATTGATTATCTGACAGCTGACGAAGAAGACAATTATGTTGTCGCTCAGGCGAATGCAAAGCTGGGTGAAAACGGTGTGTTCGAGGATGATAATATCATTTGCCGATTCCGTGGTGAGAACATCGTCGTACCTAAGGATCGCGTCGACTATATGGACGTATCACCGAAGCAGGTTGTTTCCGCTGCGACGGCTTGTATTCCTTTCTTGGAAAACGATGACTCCAACCGTGCGTTAATGGGTGCGAACATGCAACGTCAGGCAGTTCCTCTTTTAAACCCTGAATCCCCACTAGTAGGGACAGGAATGGAGTATGTATCTGCGAAAGACTCCGGGGCTGCTGTCATTTCTAAATCAAAAGGACGTGTAGAACGCGTTTCTGGCAGCTACATTCAAGTTCGTCGAATTGAAGAAGTTGATGGAAAAGAAATCGAAGGAGACGCGGTCCGTTACAACTTTCAAAAGTTTATCCGTTCCAACCAAGGTACGTGTTACAACCAGCGTCCGATTGTAAGTGAAGGAGACATCGTAACAAAAGGTGAAATTCTCGCTGATGGACCATCAATGGAAAAAGGTGAAATGGCGCTCGGGCGTAACGTTCTTGTTGGGTTTATGACGTGGGACGGCTACAACTACGAGGATGCGATTATTTTAAGTGAACGCCTTGTAAAAGATGATGTCTATACGTCGATTCATATTGAAGAGTACGAGTCTGAAGCTCGTGATACGAAGCTCGGACCAGAAGAAATTACAAGAGATATTCCAAACGTTGGGGAAGATGCGTTACGCAACCTCGATGAACGTGGAATTATTCGTGTCGGTGCCGAAGTAAAAGACGGCGACATTCTTGTGGGTAAAGTTACGCCAAAAGGAGTAACAGAACTTACAGCAGAAGAGCGTCTGCTCCATGCTATTTTCGGTGAAAAAGCTCGGGAAGTAAGAGATACTTCATTACGTGCACCACACGGAGGCGATGGTATTGTCTTAGATGTAAAAATCTTTAATCGTGAAGATGGCGACGAACTGCCACCGGGTGTGAACCAGCTCGTACGTGTGTATATTGTACAGAAACGTAAAATTCACGAAGGCGATAAAATGGCCGGTCGTCACGGAAACAAAGGTGTTATTTCCCGAATTCTGCCAGAAGAAGATATGCCTTATCTTCCAGACGGAACGCCAATCGATATCATGTTGAACCCATTAGGGGTACCATCTCGTATGAACATCGGTCAGGTACTGGAAATGCATTTAGGTATGGCTGCTCGTAACTTAGGCATCCACGTTGCATCCCCTGTATTTGATGGTGCACGAGAGGAAGACGTATGGTCTACGATTGCGGAAGCGGGTATGGCTCGCGATGCGAAAACGGTCCTTTACGATGGAAGAACTGGTGAACCGTTTGATAACCGTGTATCCGTCGGAGTTATGTACATGATTAAACTGGCTCACATGGTTGATGATAAATTACATGCTCGTTCTACAGGTCCATACTCTCTTGTTACGCAGCAACCTCTTGGTGGTAAAGCACAATTTGGAGGACAGCGTTTCGGTGAGATGGAGGTATGGGCATTAGAAGCATACGGTGCGGCTTACACATTACAAGAAATCCTAACGGTGAAATCCGATGATGTGGTCGGTCGCGTAAAAACGTATGAAGCAATTGTCAAAGGCGAAAACGTTCCTGAGCCAGGTGTACCTGAATCGTTTAAAGTTCTTATTAAAGAACTTCAAAGCTTGGGAATGGACGTTAAGATGCTATCCAGTAACGAAGAAGAAATTGAAATGCTGGAGTTAGATGACGAAGAAGATCAAAATAACGACAAGTTGAACCTGAACCTGGAGTCCAGTGAATCAAACGGTTAA